A genomic stretch from Cellulomonas sp. C5510 includes:
- a CDS encoding D-alanyl-D-alanine carboxypeptidase family protein yields MAGTIEPMPTPAASAPGGPGFPPARVVEDRQAAVIEASGTLRAAQAVKTAAVAASVPAEATWQLDEAIGDLRAAITVTQAAQPAVLALQPPVAPSPVRPLDAVISTPGEQAEPAPTTTATALSQSLPEASDAVVAAPVRSDGGSGASVDAAVSLLLARTDRVAALTAELQVVTAQAQEAAVAAAAARVAEQEAAARKQAQRTSLDQYANGEIPLSALCELDFAPGHQQRCDATDALEELNTAFERVFSTSLVVTDSYRSYAAQVACRRNKGSLCATPGTSNHGTGVAVDFGGGASSFGTSEHEWLLEHAGEYGWTLPSWARASGSKPEPWHWEYVG; encoded by the coding sequence GTGGCCGGGACGATCGAGCCCATGCCCACACCGGCGGCCTCGGCGCCGGGCGGGCCGGGTTTCCCCCCGGCCCGCGTCGTAGAGGATCGGCAGGCGGCGGTGATCGAGGCCAGCGGCACGCTGCGCGCGGCGCAGGCCGTCAAGACGGCGGCCGTTGCGGCCTCGGTCCCCGCCGAGGCGACGTGGCAGCTCGACGAGGCGATCGGCGACCTGCGGGCCGCTATCACGGTGACTCAGGCGGCCCAACCCGCGGTCCTGGCGCTTCAGCCACCTGTGGCCCCCTCCCCGGTGCGGCCCCTGGATGCAGTGATCTCGACGCCCGGTGAGCAGGCAGAACCCGCGCCCACCACAACGGCGACCGCCCTGTCGCAGTCCCTGCCGGAGGCCTCCGACGCCGTGGTGGCCGCGCCTGTCCGCTCCGATGGTGGATCCGGGGCGAGCGTGGACGCAGCCGTGTCGCTGCTCCTGGCTCGGACCGACCGGGTCGCGGCGTTGACGGCCGAGCTCCAGGTCGTGACCGCGCAGGCGCAGGAGGCCGCGGTAGCGGCCGCTGCCGCGCGGGTGGCTGAGCAGGAGGCGGCAGCGCGCAAGCAGGCGCAGCGGACCTCGCTCGACCAGTACGCCAACGGCGAGATCCCGCTGAGCGCCTTGTGTGAGCTGGACTTCGCGCCCGGCCATCAGCAGCGTTGCGATGCCACAGACGCGCTCGAGGAGCTGAACACGGCGTTCGAGCGGGTGTTCTCGACCAGCTTGGTGGTGACCGACTCCTACCGGTCCTACGCGGCGCAGGTCGCCTGCCGGCGGAACAAGGGCAGTCTGTGCGCCACGCCCGGGACCTCGAACCACGGGACCGGGGTCGCGGTCGACTTCGGGGGCGGGGCGTCGTCGTTCGGGACGAGCGAGCACGAGTGGTTGCTCGAGCACGCCGGCGAGTACGGGTGGACCTTGCCGAGCTGGGCGCGCGCCTCGGGCTCGAAGCCGGAGCCGTGGCACTGGGAGTACGTCGGCTGA
- a CDS encoding heavy metal translocating P-type ATPase, giving the protein MVALIVIFTAAVLTAGLGWYFFGPRTSSRAELRDGRQVATIVVKGGYSPDVIEVVRGTPVRLRFDRQETGDCSSRLVLPEFKVNAALAAHRVTEIDFIPTQSGEFGFACGMNMLHGTLRVVDDPTDPESTLVEPDHRTGRSSEPEHDPLVQGAIDTEARERAAEVKDLRNRVLAGTALTTPVLLAVMATTLLGATWVPPVLLDPLVQLLLIAPVMVYTGAPIHRTGWLALRHRAADMNSLITLGTIAAFGFSLIATFTPGLLPAESREVYYEAVGVIITLILLGRLLETRAKAGTGEAIRALIGLQPRTARVERGGTQIDVEIEDVQRGDVVIIRPGEKLPVDGEVLEGASAVDESMVTGEPMPVAKSVGDTVIGATINQTGSLRYVATRVGAETMLAQIIRLVREAQGSKAPIQRLVDKVSSYFVPAVMAAAVWTFVAWYLVGPPPSVVYALVAAVSVLIIACPCALGLATPLSITVGTGKGATNGILIRSAEALETAHKLDTIVLDKTGTITNGAPVLTDVLPTPDFQADELLARVASAEQASEHPLASAIVAAALERGLRLSRPQQFDSVTGQGIIAVLDGSQVLVGNERLLSGHGVAAGALLREAGRLAAEGKTAMLVAINRMPAGVIAVADTVKDTSAQAVAALTARGIDVVMMTGDNRVTAGAIARQVGIARVVAEVLPEHKASEVRRLQAEGRVVGMVGDGINDAPALAQADVGSAIGTGTDVAIESSDITLISGSLTGLVTAIDLSRATMRNIRQNLVFAFGYNAIGIPIAAGVLYPAFGLLLSPMLAALAMALSSLSVVANANRLRRFTPRALAVSTTSTPHAEPAVHVTAEHEGHTTMTPSSQAPVVDPVCGMTVDPAEAAATRQWRQQTFSFCSTQCATTFDGEPAAYAS; this is encoded by the coding sequence ATGGTCGCGTTGATCGTGATTTTCACAGCCGCCGTTCTGACAGCAGGACTGGGGTGGTACTTCTTCGGGCCGCGCACCAGCAGCCGCGCCGAGCTCCGCGACGGAAGACAGGTCGCCACCATCGTCGTCAAGGGCGGCTACTCACCGGACGTCATCGAGGTCGTCCGCGGAACGCCCGTGCGGTTGCGCTTCGACCGCCAGGAGACCGGCGACTGCTCCTCGCGCCTGGTCCTGCCCGAGTTCAAAGTGAACGCCGCCCTCGCGGCGCACCGTGTCACCGAGATCGACTTCATACCGACCCAGTCCGGTGAGTTCGGCTTCGCCTGCGGGATGAACATGCTGCACGGCACGCTGCGGGTGGTCGACGACCCGACGGACCCCGAGAGCACCCTCGTCGAGCCCGACCACCGCACGGGCCGCAGTTCGGAGCCCGAACACGACCCCCTGGTCCAGGGCGCCATCGACACCGAAGCCCGGGAACGCGCCGCGGAGGTCAAGGACTTGCGCAACCGCGTGCTCGCCGGGACGGCATTGACCACCCCCGTCCTGCTCGCGGTCATGGCGACCACGCTCCTCGGGGCTACCTGGGTGCCGCCGGTCTTGCTCGACCCGCTCGTGCAGCTCCTGCTGATCGCGCCGGTCATGGTGTACACCGGGGCGCCGATCCACCGCACCGGATGGCTCGCGTTGCGCCACCGCGCGGCCGACATGAACTCCCTGATCACCCTGGGCACCATCGCGGCGTTCGGGTTCAGCCTGATCGCGACCTTCACCCCGGGTCTGCTACCCGCGGAGTCCCGGGAGGTCTACTACGAGGCGGTGGGCGTGATCATCACGCTCATCCTGCTCGGGCGGCTCCTGGAGACACGCGCGAAGGCGGGCACCGGCGAGGCGATCCGGGCACTGATCGGGCTCCAGCCGCGCACCGCGCGCGTCGAGCGCGGCGGGACGCAGATCGACGTCGAGATCGAAGACGTGCAGCGCGGCGACGTGGTGATCATCCGCCCCGGCGAGAAGCTGCCCGTCGACGGCGAGGTGCTCGAGGGAGCCTCAGCCGTCGACGAGTCCATGGTCACCGGCGAGCCGATGCCCGTGGCCAAGTCGGTGGGCGACACGGTCATCGGCGCGACGATCAACCAGACCGGTTCCCTGCGCTACGTCGCGACCCGGGTCGGGGCCGAGACGATGCTCGCCCAGATCATCCGCCTGGTCCGTGAGGCACAGGGCTCGAAGGCACCCATCCAGCGCCTGGTGGACAAGGTCTCGAGCTACTTCGTGCCCGCGGTCATGGCGGCAGCCGTGTGGACGTTCGTCGCCTGGTACCTCGTGGGGCCACCGCCGTCCGTGGTCTACGCCCTCGTCGCGGCGGTGTCCGTCTTGATCATCGCCTGCCCGTGCGCCCTCGGGCTCGCGACACCACTGTCGATCACGGTCGGCACGGGCAAGGGCGCCACGAACGGCATCCTCATCCGCTCCGCCGAGGCCCTCGAGACCGCGCACAAGCTGGACACGATCGTCCTGGACAAGACCGGCACCATCACCAACGGCGCGCCCGTGCTGACCGACGTCCTGCCCACTCCCGACTTCCAGGCCGACGAGCTCCTGGCACGTGTGGCCTCCGCAGAACAGGCTTCCGAGCACCCCCTGGCGTCCGCGATCGTTGCGGCAGCTCTCGAGCGTGGACTGCGCCTGAGCCGCCCGCAGCAGTTCGACTCCGTCACCGGACAGGGCATCATCGCCGTGCTCGACGGCTCCCAGGTCCTGGTGGGCAACGAGCGTCTGCTTAGCGGACACGGGGTGGCCGCGGGTGCGCTGCTTCGCGAAGCCGGCCGGCTCGCCGCGGAAGGCAAGACGGCGATGCTCGTCGCGATCAACCGGATGCCCGCCGGGGTCATCGCCGTCGCGGACACGGTCAAGGACACCTCCGCCCAGGCGGTCGCAGCCTTGACCGCCCGCGGCATCGACGTGGTGATGATGACCGGCGACAACCGCGTCACGGCGGGTGCCATCGCCCGCCAGGTCGGCATCGCACGTGTCGTCGCGGAGGTTCTGCCGGAGCACAAGGCCAGCGAGGTGCGACGCCTCCAGGCCGAGGGGCGAGTGGTCGGCATGGTCGGCGACGGGATCAACGACGCGCCCGCGCTCGCCCAGGCCGACGTCGGATCCGCGATCGGCACCGGCACCGACGTGGCGATCGAGTCCTCCGACATCACCCTGATCTCCGGATCGCTGACGGGACTCGTCACGGCGATCGACCTGTCGCGCGCGACGATGCGAAACATTCGCCAGAACCTGGTGTTCGCGTTCGGGTACAACGCCATCGGCATCCCGATCGCCGCCGGCGTGCTCTACCCCGCGTTCGGACTGCTCCTGAGCCCCATGCTCGCAGCGCTCGCGATGGCGCTGTCGTCGCTGTCCGTCGTCGCGAACGCCAACCGCCTGCGCCGGTTCACCCCGCGCGCCCTGGCCGTCAGCACCACCAGCACACCGCACGCCGAACCAGCCGTCCACGTGACGGCCGAACACGAAGGGCACACCACCATGACCCCCAGCTCCCAGGCACCCGTGGTCGACCCGGTGTGCGGCATGACCGTCGATCCTGCGGAAGCGGCGGCCACCCGGCAGTGGCGGCAGCAGACGTTCTCCTTCTGCTCGACGCAGTGCGCAACCACCTTCGACGGCGAGCCTGCCGCCTACGCATCCTGA